Proteins encoded together in one Altererythrobacter epoxidivorans window:
- a CDS encoding EVE domain-containing protein: MKSEPFKYSWDDLVAEGEGTWDGVRNHRAKNNLAAMEVGEEAFFYHSREGLEIVGIAEISVSGITDPTDPENKWAAVKVKAKRKLKNPVTLKQIKAEPRLADCELIRLGRLSVAELTPEEWKVILELAGE; the protein is encoded by the coding sequence ATGAAATCCGAACCATTCAAATACAGCTGGGACGACCTCGTTGCAGAAGGCGAAGGCACCTGGGACGGTGTGCGCAATCATCGTGCGAAGAACAATCTTGCCGCGATGGAAGTGGGTGAGGAAGCCTTCTTCTACCACTCTCGCGAAGGGCTCGAGATCGTCGGTATCGCGGAAATCAGCGTGAGTGGCATTACCGACCCGACCGATCCCGAGAACAAATGGGCTGCGGTCAAGGTAAAGGCCAAACGTAAGCTCAAGAACCCCGTTACGCTCAAGCAGATCAAGGCGGAGCCACGTTTGGCCGACTGCGAACTAATACGTCTTGGCCGCCTGTCCGTTGCTGAACTCACGCCGGAAGAATGGAAGGTCATTCTCGAGCTGGCGGGAGAATAG
- a CDS encoding CsbD family protein: protein MGELTEKIKGNTNEAIGNLKQEFGDAETRAEGRRQEAKGEAQQFKGEVEGKLGNDI, encoded by the coding sequence ATGGGCGAACTTACCGAAAAGATCAAAGGCAACACCAACGAAGCAATCGGCAATTTGAAGCAGGAATTCGGCGATGCCGAAACCCGCGCAGAAGGTCGCAGGCAGGAAGCCAAGGGCGAGGCCCAGCAATTCAAGGGCGAAGTCGAAGGCAAACTCGGCAACGACATCTGA
- a CDS encoding MFS transporter, whose translation MTTSTHLLRRRRFLPLFCTQFLNAFNDNLYKTAMVLFVVYSVYNDESAEGMFSAVASGLFIFPFFILSALAGQLADMRDKAKIIRTVKMCEIGLMVIGAAGLFLAWRGIMVETLAIPLLLLALFLTGVQSTFLGPIKYAILPQHLQRDEVLAGTGLVEAGTYIAILAGTILAGWIPVEWAAAGIIVTSVIGYFSSRQIPAAPPIGEQAKLDWHIIRASYVLVRNTMHDKPIFYAIMAISFFWAIGAVLIIQFPPLAKNTLMASKEVASLFLVIFSVGIAIGSVSVNALLKGQVSARYAPASVVLMGIFVVAFYAVCRAWQSYQPTELLGVAEFIAWPLAIMILATLLGIAIAGGMFVVPLYAFLTTRCAPDQASRTIAANNIVNSGAMVIGSLIAMAMNAIGIAMTEQLLLSAGMCVIAAWLGQKLHRVASVAEAPAHHST comes from the coding sequence ATGACCACGTCAACGCATCTACTGCGCCGTCGGCGCTTCCTGCCCCTGTTCTGCACGCAGTTCCTCAACGCCTTCAACGACAATCTCTACAAGACCGCCATGGTGCTGTTTGTCGTCTACTCCGTCTATAACGACGAGAGTGCGGAAGGCATGTTCAGCGCGGTCGCATCGGGCCTTTTCATCTTCCCCTTCTTCATCCTGTCAGCTCTCGCGGGCCAGCTTGCCGATATGCGGGACAAGGCGAAGATCATTCGCACAGTGAAGATGTGTGAGATTGGCCTGATGGTCATCGGTGCGGCCGGCCTCTTCCTGGCCTGGCGCGGTATCATGGTTGAGACCTTGGCCATCCCGCTGCTGCTGCTCGCACTGTTCCTGACCGGCGTCCAGTCGACCTTCCTGGGACCGATCAAATACGCGATCCTGCCCCAGCACCTTCAGCGGGACGAAGTGCTGGCAGGTACTGGCCTGGTGGAGGCCGGCACCTACATAGCCATTCTTGCAGGGACGATCCTGGCGGGCTGGATTCCCGTCGAATGGGCTGCAGCAGGAATTATCGTGACCTCGGTAATCGGCTATTTCAGCAGCAGGCAGATTCCCGCCGCACCGCCGATCGGCGAACAGGCCAAGCTGGACTGGCACATCATCCGTGCGTCTTACGTGCTCGTTCGCAACACGATGCACGACAAGCCGATATTCTACGCCATCATGGCGATCAGCTTTTTCTGGGCCATCGGCGCGGTTCTGATCATCCAGTTCCCGCCACTGGCGAAGAACACACTGATGGCGAGCAAGGAGGTGGCGAGCCTGTTCCTCGTGATATTCTCAGTCGGCATCGCCATCGGTTCTGTGTCCGTGAATGCCCTGCTGAAAGGGCAGGTTTCGGCGCGCTATGCCCCGGCGTCGGTCGTCCTGATGGGAATATTCGTCGTCGCCTTCTATGCCGTTTGCAGGGCTTGGCAGAGCTACCAGCCGACAGAATTGCTGGGCGTTGCAGAGTTTATTGCCTGGCCGCTTGCGATCATGATCCTCGCCACATTGCTCGGCATCGCCATTGCCGGCGGGATGTTCGTCGTTCCGCTTTACGCGTTCCTTACAACGCGTTGCGCACCGGACCAGGCGTCGCGGACAATCGCGGCCAACAACATCGTTAATTCTGGCGCGATGGTTATCGGCTCATTGATTGCGATGGCGATGAACGCGATCGGCATCGCCATGACCGAGCAACTGTTGCTGAGCGCAGGGATGTGCGTGATCGCGGCCTGGCTCGGGCAAAAACTGCACAGGGTCGCTTCGGTTGCCGAAGCGCCCGCACATCATTCTACATGA
- the pgsA gene encoding CDP-diacylglycerol--glycerol-3-phosphate 3-phosphatidyltransferase, translated as MLTLPNVLTLSRILAVPFLAFLLWWPDWATGYLLAFGLYSLMAITDYFDGYLARSSGAVSKLGIFLDPIADKIMVAAVILVLTAQGVLRGPYVGDMHVIAGLIILVREIAVSGLREFLGGLQVSVPVTKLAKWKTTFQLLSLGSLILGKGLPQWIVTVGDVTANIPHTVGLVALWAAAILTLMTGWDYLRVGLKHMD; from the coding sequence ATGTTGACCTTGCCCAATGTGCTCACGCTGTCACGCATCCTGGCGGTGCCGTTCTTGGCCTTCCTGTTGTGGTGGCCCGACTGGGCAACCGGGTATCTCCTGGCATTCGGTCTCTACAGTTTGATGGCCATTACGGACTATTTCGACGGCTACCTTGCTCGGTCGAGCGGTGCCGTATCGAAACTGGGCATTTTCCTCGATCCGATCGCTGACAAGATCATGGTCGCCGCCGTCATTCTCGTGCTGACCGCACAGGGCGTGCTGCGTGGGCCCTACGTCGGCGACATGCACGTGATTGCAGGTCTGATAATTCTCGTGCGCGAGATTGCGGTATCAGGGCTTCGCGAATTCCTAGGCGGGTTGCAGGTCTCCGTCCCGGTGACGAAACTCGCCAAGTGGAAAACCACGTTTCAGCTCCTGTCGCTCGGCTCGCTTATCCTGGGGAAGGGCCTCCCGCAGTGGATCGTCACGGTTGGCGATGTGACGGCGAATATCCCGCATACAGTGGGTCTGGTCGCCTTGTGGGCCGCCGCGATACTCACGCTCATGACCGGCTGGGATTACCTGCGGGTTGGTCTTAAGCATATGGATTGA